The window AAAACGCCTAGTTAGATCTCACCAGAAAAAAGATCCTCCAcacaaagcaaaaatatttgcgaaaATATGATGAAGGGCTCCGTTTCTGGAAAAACTCTGAGAGCTGTGGACCTTGCCACTCAGAAAGGTGCTTCTAGCTGGCTTACTGTTGTGCCAATTAGAGATATGAACTTTGACCTAAATAAGAGTGAATTTCGACATGCGGTGAAACTGAGATATGACTGGGACGTACCTGATATGCCCTCTGTTTGTGTTTGCGGGGAACACTTTAATGTGGATCACGCTATGATATGCAAAAGGGGCGGTTTTGTCATCCAACGCCATAATGAGCTAAGGGATCTGCAGGCGGAAATGCTTCGCATGGTGTGCAATGGCGTTGaaactgaaccagttttacaagACATCACAGGAGAAGAGCTGAATAGGGGGGCCAACACCGCACCAGATGCGCGACTGGATATTGTAGCAAGGGGATTCTGGGAAAGGCAGAGGTCGGCTTTCTTCGATGTAAGAATTTGCCACCCAAATGCAGACTCTTACAGGGATATGGATCTAAACCAGATTTACAGGCAACATGAAACCGAGAAGAAGCGCCAGTACGCTAGCCGAGTTCTAGAAGTGGAGCAAGCTACATTCACGCCATTAGTTTTTAGTACGACAGGTGGAATGGCGCCAGAATGTAAGCGATACCACAGTAGGCTTGCTGAATTACTTGCTACAAAGAAGGGGGAAAGCTACGCGACTACCATGTCCTGGATTAGGGCTAGGGTGTCTTTTGCGTTGCTGAGATCAGCATTACTATGCTTGAGAGGTTCGCGAGCTAAGAGGAGGATCCATCTAGAATTGCCGGACATTGACTTTGACATCGAGAGAGGACATGCAAATATTCCTTGAAAACATTGAGGacgatattttatttcttactttttatcgtttttcgtGGTAGATTTCCATATTTGAAGTTAATATCTTACATCCTATTATCGTAATCAGTTTTCAATTGCGATATCAATGTTGATTCGTGCAACAAACACAGTAATGTTTTTTACGGTTTTACTATAAGTAACATtaaaggaaaatgttttctacctattttttaatgaaacaagtcaatagttttgttttagctgataaaaatacttgtgtaattttatgtgagtaaataataaagttgttgttattaataataataataataataataataataataataataataataagccgACCAAATCctgaagaaatggaaaaatattcCTGATATTGTCTACAGCGTAAACAAGACCATGCGACAACAACTTCTGCCAACAAAGACATATCAGCAAAGCAAAGCACAGATGACCATCACAGACACCAATTGCAGAATGTGCCACACTGCTACAGAATCAACAACACATGTGCTAAGTGCCTGCTCACAGATCGCCCAGACACTCTACACAGCCAGGCACGACAGGATGCTAAGGCCGATATACCACTACTTACTGGATAAGTACAATTTCCAGGAAAGTAATCATGGAAAGCCATGGTACCAACAGAGCCTACCGCGCGCAGTGCTTGAAAATGAGAAGGCAAAGATATATTGGAATGTgccctttatccttgagaaGCCACCGGAAAATGGAGCTAATAAGCCTGACGTTATTGTACATGATAAAGAAACCAACATCTGGACTCTACTTGAAGGCACAGTCTGTCAAGTAGACAAAATTGCGGATCgaatcaaagaaaaacaaacaaaatacataGACCTGCGCGCAGGCATTAAAAGAGAGTACAAAAGTACAAGCGTATATCAaatcaatattgtttttgaCTACACTATCACGaaacattcaatgtgaaatagtttattgaGGAATGGTCAGTCAGTCACCCGACAACAGCAATGTGTACTAATATACAGCAACTACAACATACAATATGCTAGAAAGTCTAACttgaaaaagcttgaaaaattaagtgtaccacgccagatacgaaaaaccactaaaaaaccactctttagatgtggccaaaaaatatgtggaaacgtattccccatcTAGTGCAGCGGCACAGAACCTCGGGAAAGAGGTACAAAGAAACCCATAACtccatggaaaaaaaaaaaaaaaaaaaaaatttaactagATTTGACAATAGTAAACAGAGCGACTGACTGAGCTAGAATGAAAAATACTTCCCgctaaaacattaaatactcaaaACTCTCCCCTGAGAATACTaaaacctctcaatcgtgccatcagaatagcaatttctgactaattcgttCCTAAGTCactcaaccgtcagaaattacattttttgaCTTCCTTGGAGGACACCATGAACAATTGAGAAATGACTTAAGATCAATTACGAACACTGACAAGGAACTGAGTTATCTCATCGAACGCTGCCAGAAATGGATTTTGAGCCAGAATGTAAACATCGTTAAGACGTTCTACGAATTTGTTTAAGCGGAAAAAGGAATCTAAATTGATGTAATTGACTAGCTAAGGTTTAAAATCCGCTGGTTGATGTAATAATGATAAGCACAAAAGTAAATAGAATCTgccataatgataataataataataataataataataataataataatgataatgctAATACTAATGAATCATTATCCTGgtcattttctcttcgatcCAAACTGCCATGCGTACGTGAAAGAAATGCTGATGCTGAATGCTAATCGCTGCGCAGAAGTACAAATAATAGCCCACtatcgatatattaaaattcactacTAAATGAAAggcaccatctcgaggctctcgggaataaactcatacaaatccttacatttattccccagagcctcgcgatgatgccttttgtttaggactgaatttcaaTACAGTGTATATCGGAATTGGCTTGTGGCGAGGTTAATCttcaccactagccaccgacactgaggtgaatagttgttctggtatatactaaaacagtgattTCAACTCATTTATACCTGCAACGATTACGATATTCTCAAAGTTttcaagcaagcaaccgtggacaatacTCCTCTAGGTGTACGTTGGCTCAAACTGGCTTGATCTGGTCGGCGTAATTACaaattgagaaactaaatatatTGAGCAatagccgatacaacgtagatttgacaacgttgatttgatttgatttgattttcggGCGCACATCCCGCGCAAGTTGCTCAGAGATGAattgttaacaattattccatgagcgagcgttggatatgaggtagtaaatagccaacgaggcgagTAGCGCCGAGTTAGCTATAaccaatctcatatccaataagcgcgaatggaataactgttttatttaaTCTTCACAAAATTCTGAACTGTTTTACTTACAGAACGACAGGATGTTGTCTCAGTTTTTGCAAAACGACCGACGCAATCAGTTTTCATATAAGGTCATTACGGTATATGAGCcgataactgagattgagtgagccaatcagaaagctagaaatgcaatatccgaaattgaaaatttgaaaaacaaaggacAGTCGGAGttttccactgttttagtagTATTCATGGGACTATagacaaagtctctttaattgcCTTTGTTTTGTTATCGTAACTTAAATGAACTTAGCAAAAAGTGCTCTTCTAATTAAGTAGaatgtaaatgaaatgaaatcacaTCACAGAGcggagaaccaacaaatgatacatttaaaatatttgattaaAAGGAGTACATATTTCAAGACAGAAAGCTGTAGTCTCTCTGACACAGAGGCTGGTGAGTCATCGCTCCACTGAAAGAGTTTCAGTTGTTGAGGTTATGTAATGTGGAAACCACAAAAATTATGACGATAGCTCATTTCCTGATTATTGTCAAAATAGCCGCAGGATACATAATTAAACAATACGCACTCTGATAAAAATATACATGCTCAACAAGAAAACACTGAACCAAATCGACTACCAGTAAAGGTGTTTAGCTTTCACTCAAAGACAAGTACACTTGATTactatttaatttaattttaattttaagaggCTGTTGCTAGTTTCTTTTGACAGCAGACGCAAAGTGGAGttgttttcaagtgtatttCCAAATATAGACAGTGCtttcttcttgttttaaatCGACAAGGTCACAACGATAATGCGAAAGGGCATCTCTAAGATAAATATTGATAGATAAATCATtcacaaagagaaaaaaagcaaacatgttAACACAGCATTGCAGTATTTGTGCATTGTCATTGTTTATATTCATAATAGACAACTCAAATTTCAATTTGAACTCTTACAGACCGCCCATCAATTTAACACATGCTAATTAGAAATTTCTAAGTCCTTTTAGCTTGCAAAGCTAAGTGCTTTTTAAATTCTAAGAACTTTAAACTCGTCAGTGACTTTTCAAACGATTTTCAGCAATGTCAAAAAGATGGACTTGACTCAGCTGTTATTAAAATTATGTTGTAAGAAATAAATTCACGCCCAACCGCTCGATCATAATATGCATTAGTTACGAACGAACTGTTCTGAAGCAAAGTGGtcaatttaattttcttagAAAGAGCATTTTCATCTCGGTAGATAGTCGCGAAGGTTTGTTCTTTGGAACTTTTACGTACGTACATGCAAGACAACAACTTTTCCCGCAAAACCTCGCCAAATGTTTTTCCATTTTGCAATTTTCTTTGCGGGTTCAGCAAGGTTAATTGATACTATTAAAATTCAACGAGACAATTCTTGAGAAATGTCATTGATTCCAACACGTACATCAATATTGCGTGCCTGACGACCGCATTTTTACCCTTTAAACATAAATCTCCAGAGTGAAGTGTAGAATTTAAGAGACAACACAGGTACTTGGCTAAAACTATGCTAACAATGCAATGGCAAAACGAGATCCTTGCACAGAAATTTACCGCAGAATGAACAATTACAACTTGAGGGTGTGTTACAGGTGATAAGTCACTTGCATACCTTTTGGAGGGGTTCGATCCAGTTTGCAATGCTCGTATCCTTAAAGTTTACAAGTTAAGACCTAAGAGCCTCTTCAGTACAGCATTCAAGGTGGCGAACGTTATCAAGTCACCAAGCAGAGAGCACGTAAAGCTTGAAATAGGTCACCCCTGTGTGGATGCCTGCCATCAAAGGTCAGATATCGCTGATGTGATAGAACCATTCATGTGCAAAAAATCAGTTATTATATCATGATAAACAATGACTGGATTCCGTTTCGTTAGATTCTCAAAATGTCGTCGTTCTTTTGTGTGACTGGAAATTGATGTATTGTAAATCAACTCAAGCGAGTGAAGAGACTCAAGTTCAGTTTCTCTTGTTTCTCATTTTAGGTAATTATTGATCGCATCTGTTTCCGCCATTAGCTGAGAATCTGAGGTCAAACCTTTAGGGATCTATCTTCCTTGCAGCGTATGCTCTTGCAGGGGAAATCCAAGAATTAAATTAATCGATCCTTTCTTTGAGAAGACGACATGCGATTTAGGTTGCTTTTGCATTTCCAAACAGTTTGGGTAGAAACCGCATAAGTCTCAGATGGAAAGGAAATCGTTGAAGCCTCATTTTAAGACAATTTTGTTCACATCATGAACACACAAGGCCCATATGTTTCACGTCTGTTGCTTTCGTCTTAAAAAAGTCGATAATCTTTTTAAGTGTGGTCTTATAAGTCTAGAAGATGTTACATATCATCGTGCTATTTTGCCCCATGATCTATGCGGGCTACCGACTTGTTGCTAAAGAGAATATTTAGACCTATTTATGATCACAACGAACCTTAACGCGCCCAAGGTACGTTAAACCAGAATAGCAATTGCAAGTGCGCGCGTGTTCCGAGTACATTTCATTATGTTTATAAAAAGATCTGCTGTTCCCTTTGTTTTATTTCCGATGCTGTGCAATCCTTTGACGCCAGGTGATCGTGGTCTGAtcggtttttttttccactctTAAAGGAAATCGTCCTCGGTGTGGATCGAAGAGTTTCAGATACGCATAAAAGTTGACATGAAATGTGCCTTAAGGTTTGTGCGGTGTCCTTATGTAGACCTATTTGGAGCgtttcaagtttatttcttaaaaacaaatttatggTTATGATATACACTACACGTGTGTAGCAATGCTTATATAGGTGTGTAGTGtaatgaaacaaatgaaacggtaAACGTACAGGACACATATTTAGGATAAAAGCAAACTTATCAATACAAAATGCGATTTCATATAGACAGTCAACGAACAAAACTTATCTTTTCCAGTCGTTTAATCCAGGTGTTCATCGAGTTCATCCTCCTATTGTAACCGGCTACAGAATTCTGTAAGGAATTCTGGAAACGAGTTGTTTAAAAATCGTCCCTTCAGGTGCGCAAGTAAATACAGTATTTTTGACAGTTCTGTCATATCCCActtatttttcattttactcCTTTATTGAAATTGCACCCGGTGTTTTATAAGTGGAACAGCAGATACCTTATATTATCCATGAATAGTTTTACTTAAGTGTCGTTTTGGTGGCAGTCTGCTTGGAGCCGTGCCCATCAGAGGCTTTTATGACGTCCGtctgaaaaaaacttcttgtgaATTTAAGTGCACGTCAGCGTCGTCATCATGTCCAGAAAAAAGCTAATGAGGGCCGTTGGGAGCGTATTTTTGTTTACATGGCTGCTGGGCCTCTACCTATCCAAGGCTTAAACTCTGAGCTTTCTATGTCACTGATAAGGTTGGAGCAACGCCTTTGCAATTTTTGAGCAAAGGTGACAGTCGACAACAGAGTGGACAGCCGggtgaaatgttttttaaagtCTTTTATTGTTTACATTTCAATTTTGGAGCTTTTTAGTTTCAACCCCGCTTTGGACAACGGAAACGAAGAAGGACATTatttttactaattttaaattttacgatttttgagaaaaatagtTTCAATTGACTTGTCAAAATTTTTACTTAACACAGCTAGTTTTTTGGCTAGTTGCTGGATAGATGTTTGTCACCGGTAAATGGAAATGCGTAATTGgtttaaaaaggagaaaaatctCACCTGTACTGAAGAGAGCTTATAAACGATGAGTTCTCTTTTTGTTgctttcaacaaaaacaaaaactttaggaTGGAGACCTATTATCATTAACTAGGCGACAAGCTAGTTATTTCACCCACGATAAATCTTAAATGAGAGGTTTATTACCAGTACAAATACTTGAGTCCCTTTATGGAAGATAGCATACTAATCAGTAAGAAGTCTTAATCATGAAATTTTAACTTGGAAGTACTCCCCCGTGGTGATTATTCATGCTGTCAAAAGAACTGGACGAAAACATGGTTTCCAAGTGtgtagtttctttttttatagGCATGTTATTGTTAACTTGAAGAACAGCTTATCAATGCTATCTATTGTAGATTGTTGTGACTCATCACATAGAGGGGGTCCAATTTTTTCAGCTGCTGTCCATAAATTGCTTCTTTCCGTTTGTGTAatggaaaaataataattctcTCATCTGAGATTATTTCCTTACATTCTCACCGCTTTTATGGAAATTTCTTTGCCAATATTGATAACATCCGATAAAAGAGTTAAACATTGATGCTGAATATCTAATTTGCTTAAAGCGTCCTAGTACTGCCTTTTCCACTTTGAAAGGAagttaaaacattttaaaacgcTGTCCTCTACtctatatttcttttttcagaaaCATCTAGAAGTTGCAAGTTTCAGTCATTTTTAGATTCCGTTTTCCTTGGTACAGTTTTCAATGAGAGCAAAGCACATTTAAACACATGAACATGGACGCTTGGACATTTTGAGATTTAATGGACGTCACTGAAAGTGATCTGCCACTAAACGAACGACGACGCTCCATTGAAAATAGGGAACTTACGacaggacgacgacgacggctacgcggaaaacgccgcaaaacaatgggcttaatgaacaaaagcaaaggctctgcacgccctgcacctgcgttttgcattttgatacatttctttgccgtcgtcggcctgacaacgacgtgaatcaGTGACTGAATTTGAGGTTGTGTAaaggacgtgagaacctgacgaaatatttttaactttcttcccaaacaaccacaccgttcatgccaattttattcccgTAATGTTGATAAACACCTTCCATTCCGAACGCCTTGGAGTTATCacgaaatgattacaataacgggaaataatattcttagacaacgttctcgttggcGCCGTTTTCGTTCTTTCGTAAGGTCCTTAATATAAAATTTGTGGTCGGTTACAACTGGATATGGGAGTGCGAAAGTTAAAAAAGCACTCTAGCAGATGAAGCTGCTGATATAAAAGTTAACaatgatttttgaaatgtaaatatgaaAACAATTCATTAGATCGGTTAAAAAGATAACTTCAGAGAGGTACATACTTCGACATGATCTTTGAGGCAGAGAGGGTAGACGAAGAGTGCATCAAAGTAAATGCCCGATTGTAATTTTTTGGGTAAATTCGGAAATACAACAGTTAGTGTAGAGGGAGAATTTCAATTAACCCAATTTAATTATGCAGCTCGTAAAGCAAACAACATAGGCATGATTGATTACCTCGAAAGGGTCTCTCTCTCTCGGTTGAACAATGATGTACATTTTGCATATGATGAGGGTTTAAAAAACAATGCCAATGGGAGTTCTTTGCTCCGTATAGTCTTGAAAATGGTCCATTTTTTTACAACCACAGCAGGAAGTGGAACTGCATTTTACAGCATTTCAGTCAGAGTTGGAAAACTTAGTACATGAACTGTTCCATCCATTTTCCAATTACTCTAATCTAATGGCTTTCCGAGTTCAACCTCGATCCCCATTTTCAGGTGAGTGTCATAAATtgtatgatttctttttttacctAGAGATAAACATGTGAGATACCTAAATTGATAAGGTGTAATTTTGCTTTCATAATCGAAAGGCATGGCTTCTCAGATCATCTCCTTGCCAGGACGTACCACAAGTTTATGAAAGCTCCCAATTAACGATGAAAATGCACAAATCCATAATATTTCTGGACGAACAAATTTAATTCCAAAGGTAATGATAATATGAAAGGGAGAGAtgccagaggttatccctatacgaaggtatccgcccggatgttattgatctagagtcgattttgacgcaggaggaaaaccggagtaccctgagaaaaactctcggagtcagattgagatcgactgaaactcagcccgcACAGAACCTCGAGACTAGGGTTGAACCTGGttcgcagaggtgggaggcgcggttgataaccactaagccaccctgacttgTTACATATAATATTATTGGATAGAATATGGGGTAATAAATGCAAATGCCACCTCTGGCACCATGCTGTCTTTTTTTAATCTACTTTTTATGCCGGCCACCTTGTCTATGTCTTTATCCACCTCCCGCTGAGAGAAACGTTTTAACAGAAATAATTATGCATGGAACTTTCTCAATcctcataaaaaaaataaaactattttaaaactGCATTTTTAAGCGTCCACTtggacaatgatgatgatatatTGTGAATCCTGTGGACCTTCAtatcaatgttcataaactctgttgGATGTcatcagaaccaatcaaatcaaaagTCGCTCGTTGCCCTGGTGGAATATTGGTTAATCCAATCATTTGATGATTTGTGACTACAGGAGCATCACGAATGCAGCTGTCCCGTTAAGTGGCGGAAGTCTGAAAAGCGTTCGTTCCCGCCTTGAGGACAAGGGAGGGTCTCTTTTTCAGACTGGCAAAACCCATATCGGCTTGCGTTCTCTTTATTTAACTCCATTTGAGTGCCTGTGGACAGCATTGAACACGTGCACAAAGTGACTTAGGTTGCAGGCTTGTAAAAAATACAAACTGTTTTAAAAGCAGAGCTCATTTATTGTTGATTTATTTGATGATTTAATTACCAAAGGCAGCTGTTAAAATTAATACAATAAGTCACCAGGTCCCCTACAATGGAAATACCGCCCAAAGAGTGATATTAAAGTTGATTATTCCTAGGGGAGCTCCATTCCCAGGTCCATGAACTCACATGCTCAGCCGTAGCTGCTATTATATTATGGGGCGGAGTGGAGATTAAGGCAACTCTCTGTATTGATTCGGCTTTGCCTCACTGGTGGGTCCTAACAAGGATGATTGTTGTTGCTTCGCCCGTTTTCAAGCAACCACCTCATCACCTTATCACGGGTACActtcatcattattatcaatagtTACAAGGACGAGACGGGCTTTGCATGGGTGCCCAACTTTAAATCGAGTGTTTACAGTTCATGTACATTTCATGGATGTTTCCCTGCAGGATTTGGTGTAAAcacaaaaatgaaatgaaacttcACAATGATGCGAGTTGATTTTGTGTTATCACAGGGAACCTTTTAGGGCCCGGGTTTTAGGCGTTTCGTTTATTGCAATCCTTTGCAACAGTTCACTTTGAGCAAAGTATATATAATGACTTTCGCAGAAGCGATACTAGTACATTTAAcaatagagaaagaaaaactcgCTGGAATGAATGCAGGTGTTCCAAGTTCAAACCCGGTTTGACAACTGACGGGATTTTTCTTTGATGTCCGAGTCCCGAATCCAATTCCACGTCGCTTTAAAAACAGCTGGCGGTTGTCTTCTTACAGCTCAGATGGGTGTCGGCACTGGCTGTTCTCTT of the Montipora foliosa isolate CH-2021 chromosome 14, ASM3666993v2, whole genome shotgun sequence genome contains:
- the LOC137985667 gene encoding uncharacterized protein, which translates into the protein MMKGSVSGKTLRAVDLATQKGASSWLTVVPIRDMNFDLNKSEFRHAVKLRYDWDVPDMPSVCVCGEHFNVDHAMICKRGGFVIQRHNELRDLQAEMLRMVCNGVETEPVLQDITGEELNRGANTAPDARLDIVARGFWERQRSAFFDVRICHPNADSYRDMDLNQIYRQHETEKKRQYASRVLEVEQATFTPLVFSTTGGMAPECKRYHSRLAELLATKKGESYATTMSWIRARVSFALLRSALLCLRGSRAKRRIHLELPDIDFDIERGHANIP